A single Plasmodium yoelii strain 17X genome assembly, chromosome: 10 DNA region contains:
- a CDS encoding PIR protein, whose protein sequence is MNESVCKTFAPLRNVISNSDKGVSYQFTHNEDYKVHCTNGNCDNDTDKVNARCLYIFDAFFKNKSAFETEANGNIYIVQYILIWLSYVLSLIESEENGSLNEFYNKYIENGESYKKEINDVTTYKNYRDLIDRNNYILSMDKSIISKLYDAFSTLCDIYIEVDTSNSNCEKSSEKVNQFVETYKKIIIDHNIGENIRYFYVLINLLTDYDNLKKNCDIFPPTPDIKKIISEATSSSITSKLIPILSILVAIPIFLGIAYKYSLFGFRKRGQKQHLREKLKK, encoded by the exons atgaatgaaagtgtg TGTAAAACGTTCGCTCCTTTAAGGAACGTGATTTCCAATTCGGACAAGGGTGTAAGCTATCAATTTACACATAATGAAGATTACAAAGTTCACTGTACTAATGGAAATTGTGATAATGATACCGATAAAGTTAATGCTagatgtttatatatttttgatgcATTCTTTAAGAATAAGTCTGCGTTTGAAACAGAGGCAAATGGAAACATCTATATTGTTCAATACattttgatatggttaagttatgtGTTAAGCCTGATCGAAAGTGAAGAAAATGGCAGTctaaatgaattttataataaatatatagaaaatggcGAGAGCtataaaaaggaaataaacGATGTTACtacttataaaaattatagggatcttatagatagaaataattatattttaagtaTGGATAAGAGCATCatatctaaattatatgatgcatttagtACATTATGTGACATATATATTGAGGTTGATACAAGCAACTCAAATTGCGAGAAATCTTCTGAAAAAGTTAATCAATTTGttgaaacatataaaaaaattatcatagaTCATAACATTGGTGAAAATATCCgctatttttatgtattgattaatttattaactgATTAtgacaatttaaaaaaaaattgtgataTTTTCCCACCCACTCCagacataaaaaaaataatttctgAAGCTACATCAAGTTCGATAACaagcaaattaattccaattttatcgatattagttgcaataccaattttcttgggaattgcttataag tattcgttatttggatttcggaaacgaggtcaaaaacaacatttaagagaaaagctaaaaaaataa
- a CDS encoding PIR protein, with protein MDKTLCEQFDTLRNYLPDDLENYESVDFNQNKDIKYYCSNGESEDTKCKTDLDKINAGCLWLFEQLFVKNGKNINIVQYIIIWLSYKLNKKKYEGITNLNEFYTKYIENNRHYTDCKQDGKDCSKSLNDSIGYKNYKEIINVRKGLLSTNIEKISKIYDAFKSLCNLYNEIGDDNKNCKNYLYDDNEFVKKYNELNKDSGSTKDDAYCQVLSTLSNDYNNLKIFCDSNNIDCSNITFLTSTKTEGNGVQSSEESSGPSSEVTSSSSLITSKLIPVLLILGAIPIFLGIAYKYSLFGFRKRVQKHLREKLKK; from the exons aTGGATAAAACCCTG TGTGAACAGTTTGATACATTAAGAAACTATTTACCCGATGACTTAGAAAACTATGAATCAGTCGattttaatcaaaataaGGATATTAAGTATTACTGCTCTAATGGAGAATCAGAGGATACAAAATGTAAGACTGATctcgataaaataaatgctgGATGCTTATGGTTGTTTGAGCAATTGTTTgtgaaaaatggaaaaaatatcaatattGTTCAATACATTatcatatggttaagttataaactaaATAAAAAGAAGTATGAAGGAATCACAAATCTAAATGAGTTTTAtactaaatatatagaaaataataggCATTATACTGATTGTAAACAAGATGGTAAAGATTGTAGTAAGTCATTAAATGATAGTATaggttataaaaattataaggaaATCATAAATGTAAGAAAGGGATTGTTGAgtactaatattgaaaagatttctaaaatttatgatgcatttaaatcattatgtaactTGTATAATGAAATTGGTGATGACAATAAAAATTGCAAGAATTATTTGtatgatgataatgaatttgttaaaaaatataatgaacttAATAAAGATTCTGGTAGCACTAAAGATGACGCCTATTGTCAAgtattgtctacattatcaaatgattataataatttaaaaattttttgtGATAGTAATAACATTGATTGTAGCAATATTACATTTCTTACATCGACAAAAACAGAAGGAAATGGTGTGCAAAGTTCTGAAGAGAGTTCTGGACCGAGTTCTGAAgttacatcatcaagttcgttGATAACaagcaaattaattccagttTTATTGATACTTGGTGCAATACCAATTTTTTTGGGAAttgcttataag tattcattatttggatttcggaaaagagttcaaaaacatttaagagaaaagctaaaaaaataa
- a CDS encoding PIR protein, translated as MNKQVCEKFENLWDKFPDKLDKGKYVFKENNFLDSYCDGKGCDTDLEKINGGCLYLFNQIFGTSELFKSVANNNINIVEYIMIWLTYMLNLKPKGTITNLQFFYNTTIDNDRYQKIITDVTEYSNYKYLIDQKKYILNMNSNIISNFYEAFKLLCEMYAEFYDNAPYCAKSSENANKFVKKYREMSENSDITSNDSYKQLLSTLSKDYDNFKNKYNNNQCFKSSPLPTIETTENSAHKIVQSSEDTLSSSSVTNKLFTVLSIFGVIAFLLGISYKYSLFGFQKRFQKQKLREKIKNIKKKINH; from the exons ATGAATAAGcaagtg tgtgaaaAGTTCGAAAATCTATGGGATAAATTTCCTGATAAATTGGATAAAGgaaaatatgtatttaaagaaaataattttttagataGTTATTGTGATGGTAAGGGTTGTGATACTGATctcgaaaaaattaatggtggatgtttatatctttttaatCAAATATTTGGGACTTCTGAATTGTTTAAGTCTGTTGCAAATAATAacatcaatattgttgagtacattatgatatggttaactTATATGTTAAACTTAAAACCAAAAGGAACTATAACCAatctacaatttttttataatacaacTATAGATAATGATAGATATCAAAAGATTATAACTGATGTTACAGAGTATAGCAATTATAAGTATCTTATagatcaaaaaaaatatattttgaatatgaatagtaatattatatctaatttttatgaagcatttaaattattatgtgaaaTGTATGCTGAATTTTATGATAATGCACCATATTGCGCAAAAAGTTCGGAAAATGctaataaatttgttaaaaaatatagagaaATGAGTGAAAATTCTGATATTACTAGTAATGATTCCTATAAACAACTATTGTCTACTTTATCAAaagattatgataattttaagaataaatataataataatcaatGTTTCAAATCTTCACCTCTTCCAACGATAGAAACAACAGAAAATTCTGCACACAAAATTGTACAAAGTTCTGAAGATACATTATCAAGTTCATCGGtaacaaacaaattatttacagttttatcgatatttggtgtaATAGCATTtcttttaggaatttcttacaag tattcgttatttggatttcagaaacgatttcaaaaacaaaaattaagagaaaaaataaaaaatataaagaagaaaataaatcattaa